The Candidatus Neomarinimicrobiota bacterium genome window below encodes:
- the thrS gene encoding threonine--tRNA ligase yields MPDIHITLPDGSVETVKPGTTPADIALSISQHLHGEAIAATVDNMLVDLQYPLQNDASVEIIKMQDERGHEVLLHSTAHLMAHAIKTLYPEAKIAIGPALEERFYYDIDLDRSITEEMLADIEAEMGRIAAADYPVERKELSRAEALKLFKERGEDYKLEIIAQVDEGDTLSAYQQYNFIDLCRGPHVPSTGKIKHFKLLTTSGAYWRGDEHNKMLQRIYGTSWPDEKSLTDFLHRQEEAKRRDHRKLGQELDLFSFHPIAPASPFFHPKGAIIYQELVNYIRSLYRKYGYQEVITPLIFNVDLWKKSGHWEHYREGLFLIPFGESEDEWLGVKPMNCPGHALMYSSQLHSYRDLPIRMADFGRLHRYEKAGVISGLNRVRSFVIDDAHIFCTPDQIGSEIHSLFRMTKEVYEVFGFEDVEVLLSTRPEKFMGNPELW; encoded by the coding sequence TGTCGAAACTGTCAAACCGGGCACTACCCCCGCTGATATAGCTCTGTCCATCAGTCAGCATCTGCACGGCGAGGCTATCGCCGCCACGGTTGACAATATGCTGGTCGATCTTCAGTATCCCCTCCAGAACGACGCCAGCGTTGAGATCATCAAGATGCAGGATGAGCGTGGGCACGAAGTTTTGCTGCATAGTACCGCCCACCTGATGGCTCACGCCATCAAGACTCTCTATCCCGAGGCCAAAATTGCCATCGGCCCGGCCCTGGAAGAGCGGTTCTATTACGATATTGACCTGGATCGTTCCATCACCGAGGAAATGCTGGCGGACATCGAAGCGGAAATGGGACGCATTGCAGCCGCTGATTATCCCGTCGAGCGCAAGGAGTTGAGTAGAGCAGAGGCACTCAAGCTTTTCAAAGAGAGGGGAGAGGACTATAAGCTGGAAATCATTGCTCAGGTCGACGAGGGTGATACCTTATCCGCTTACCAGCAATATAATTTTATCGATCTGTGTCGTGGTCCCCACGTACCCTCGACGGGGAAGATCAAGCACTTCAAGCTGCTAACTACCTCGGGTGCCTATTGGCGCGGCGATGAGCACAACAAGATGTTGCAACGCATTTACGGCACCTCCTGGCCTGACGAGAAAAGCCTGACTGATTTCCTCCATCGGCAAGAAGAAGCCAAGCGGCGCGACCATCGGAAACTGGGCCAGGAGCTGGATCTCTTTTCGTTCCACCCGATAGCACCAGCCAGCCCCTTTTTTCATCCCAAGGGAGCCATCATTTATCAAGAGCTGGTGAACTATATACGCTCGCTGTATCGCAAATATGGATATCAGGAGGTTATCACCCCACTGATCTTCAATGTGGATCTATGGAAGAAAAGCGGTCACTGGGAGCACTACCGGGAAGGCCTGTTCCTTATTCCCTTTGGGGAAAGTGAGGACGAGTGGCTGGGTGTCAAACCGATGAACTGCCCCGGTCATGCCTTGATGTACAGTTCCCAGTTGCATTCCTATCGTGACCTACCCATCCGCATGGCCGACTTCGGGCGTCTTCATCGGTATGAGAAGGCCGGTGTGATCTCCGGTCTTAACCGGGTACGCAGTTTCGTCATTGACGATGCCCATATATTTTGTACGCCGGATCAGATTGGCTCCGAAATCCACAGCCTCTTCCGAATGACCAAGGAGGTGTATGAGGTCTTTGGGTTTGAGGATGTCGAGGTTCTGCTCTCCACCCGTCCCGAGAAGTTCATGGGTAATCCTGAATTGTGGGA